A stretch of Natronospira bacteriovora DNA encodes these proteins:
- the fliG gene encoding flagellar motor switch protein FliG, which translates to MKSDMSARLDGPERAAILLMSLGEEEAAQVMKHMNAREVQKVGAAMATLSNITMEQAQSVMDDFMTELGDQTALGVGGDEYLRKTLINALGEDKANSLMDRIVVGGTTQGLDALKWMDARAVAEIIRLEHPQIIAIVLSHLDSDQAAEVLGQLSDRIRPDVIMRIASLDGIQPSAIKELDAIMEKQFSGNSNIKSSDVGGAKVAADMLNFLDSSDEESIMEIIREHDEVLGDRIQELMFVFDNLVDIDDRGIQQLLREVASDQLGIAMKGADQGVQDKIFRNMSRRAAEMLKEDIEAMGPVKISDVESAQKEILATARAMADAGRLSLGGKGEEYV; encoded by the coding sequence ATGAAGTCTGACATGAGCGCACGACTGGATGGCCCGGAACGGGCGGCGATACTGCTGATGAGCCTGGGCGAGGAGGAAGCCGCGCAGGTCATGAAGCACATGAATGCCCGCGAGGTGCAGAAGGTCGGCGCCGCCATGGCCACGCTCAGCAATATCACCATGGAACAGGCGCAGTCTGTCATGGACGATTTCATGACGGAGCTGGGTGACCAGACCGCGCTGGGTGTCGGTGGTGATGAGTACCTGCGCAAGACGTTGATCAATGCCCTGGGTGAAGACAAGGCCAACAGCCTCATGGACCGGATTGTCGTGGGCGGGACCACCCAGGGGCTGGATGCCCTCAAATGGATGGATGCCCGGGCAGTGGCGGAAATCATCCGCCTCGAACACCCGCAGATCATCGCCATCGTCCTTTCCCACCTCGACAGCGATCAGGCCGCCGAAGTGCTGGGGCAGCTTTCCGACCGCATCCGGCCCGACGTCATCATGCGCATTGCCAGCCTGGACGGCATCCAGCCCTCGGCCATCAAGGAGCTGGACGCCATCATGGAGAAACAGTTCTCCGGCAATTCCAACATCAAGTCCTCCGACGTGGGCGGCGCCAAGGTGGCGGCCGACATGCTCAACTTCCTGGACTCCTCCGACGAGGAGTCCATCATGGAAATTATCCGTGAACACGATGAAGTGCTGGGTGATCGCATCCAGGAACTGATGTTCGTGTTCGACAATCTGGTGGACATCGACGACCGCGGCATTCAGCAGCTGCTGCGGGAAGTGGCCTCGGATCAGCTGGGCATCGCCATGAAGGGCGCCGACCAGGGGGTTCAGGACAAGATCTTCCGCAATATGTCCCGGCGGGCCGCGGAGATGCTCAAGGAGGACATCGAGGCCATGGGGCCGGTGAAGATCAGCGACGTGGAGTCGGCCCAGAAGGAAATCCTGGCCACGGCACGTGCCATGGCCGATGCCGGCCGCCTGAGTCTTGGCGGCAAGGGCGAAGAATATGTCTGA
- a CDS encoding FliH/SctL family protein: MSEAPDPRQGWRRWEAPTVGKSRDGSASARGGKTARPRGKSASPQSRRPHDPPVTAAEIESIQEAAYEEAWQKGHEEGLEAGREAARHQADAVAALLDAMAEPLQAMDDALEREMVDLVCIIARKLIRRELRTAPDQIVAVVREAVNALPSSDRRIHVQLHPEDARLIRELTGAGGQDARWELVEDPSLSRGGCIVSDRNSTVDARLEHRIGRVLSSMLGDGREVPGEMETEDVEAGEPHGPEQDDPAVTSRAGNANEQESPGTGSESGDGGPSDTRGDAPGEQDDEPLA; this comes from the coding sequence ATGTCTGAGGCCCCTGATCCCAGGCAAGGGTGGCGCCGCTGGGAGGCGCCCACCGTGGGCAAGAGCCGTGATGGCAGTGCCTCCGCCAGGGGGGGCAAGACGGCCCGACCCAGGGGCAAGAGCGCGAGCCCGCAAAGTCGCCGCCCTCATGATCCGCCGGTGACTGCGGCGGAGATTGAATCCATCCAGGAAGCGGCCTATGAGGAAGCCTGGCAGAAAGGTCACGAAGAGGGGCTTGAAGCCGGCCGCGAGGCGGCGCGCCATCAGGCCGACGCCGTGGCCGCGTTGCTGGACGCCATGGCCGAGCCCCTGCAAGCCATGGATGACGCCCTTGAAAGGGAAATGGTGGATCTGGTCTGCATCATCGCCCGAAAACTCATTCGCCGGGAGCTTCGCACCGCCCCGGATCAGATCGTTGCCGTGGTGCGCGAGGCCGTCAACGCGCTGCCCAGCAGTGATCGCCGTATCCACGTGCAGTTGCACCCGGAAGACGCCCGGCTGATCCGCGAGCTGACCGGCGCCGGTGGTCAGGATGCCCGTTGGGAGCTGGTCGAGGATCCCAGCCTGAGCCGGGGCGGCTGCATCGTTTCCGACCGCAATTCCACCGTGGACGCACGTCTTGAGCATCGCATTGGTCGTGTCCTGTCCAGCATGCTCGGTGACGGGCGCGAGGTTCCCGGGGAAATGGAGACGGAGGATGTGGAGGCCGGCGAACCGCACGGCCCGGAGCAGGACGACCCGGCGGTGACATCCCGTGCCGGCAACGCGAACGAGCAGGAGTCGCCCGGAACCGGGAGTGAATCCGGTGATGGCGGGCCTTCCGACACCAGGGGTGACGCCCCTGGGGAGCAGGATGATGAGCCTCTCGCCTGA
- a CDS encoding sigma-54 interaction domain-containing protein, with protein MTLADENGRVLAEELSEGACAQLSFPVKHADLTEVLRQIDEFRDRLTRRRARRPAGQSEPIRQVRGLIEQVAPFDTNVLILGESGTGKEVVAREVHNASSRAEQPFVPVNCGAIPGELLESELFGHEKGAFTGAITARKGRFEIAEGGTLFLDEIGDMPQPMQVKLLRVLQERTFERVGSNRPLECNVRIIAATHRNLESMIAEGDFREDLFYRLNVFPIEMPALRDRHEDLPELVRLMNAGMREQDRPGVRLTRRAMAALCAYEWPGNVRELANLMERLAIIKPGGVVDLEDLPGRYGDNPGDPDSLQWEEPQAEAPASVSLPTVDPMVLPEQGLDLREHMADMEQSLIRQALERTDGVVAQAARLLQMRRTTLVEKLRKYGLQPESS; from the coding sequence GTGACGCTCGCGGATGAAAACGGGCGGGTGCTGGCCGAGGAGCTCTCGGAAGGGGCCTGCGCCCAGCTCAGTTTCCCGGTCAAACACGCCGATCTCACCGAGGTTCTGCGCCAGATCGACGAATTCCGTGATCGCCTGACCCGGCGGCGGGCCCGCCGTCCGGCAGGCCAGTCGGAACCCATTCGTCAGGTTCGCGGCCTGATCGAGCAGGTCGCTCCCTTCGATACCAATGTACTGATTCTCGGCGAGTCCGGCACGGGCAAGGAAGTGGTGGCGCGGGAGGTGCACAATGCCTCGAGCCGGGCCGAGCAGCCTTTCGTGCCGGTGAACTGCGGGGCCATTCCCGGAGAGTTGCTGGAAAGCGAGCTGTTCGGGCACGAGAAGGGCGCCTTCACCGGCGCCATCACGGCCCGCAAGGGCCGCTTCGAGATTGCCGAGGGCGGCACCCTGTTCCTGGACGAAATCGGGGACATGCCCCAGCCCATGCAGGTCAAGCTGCTGCGGGTGCTGCAGGAGCGCACATTCGAGCGGGTGGGCAGCAACCGCCCCCTGGAGTGCAATGTGCGCATCATCGCCGCCACCCACCGGAACCTGGAGAGCATGATCGCGGAGGGGGATTTCCGCGAGGACCTGTTCTACCGCCTGAATGTCTTTCCCATCGAGATGCCCGCCCTGCGGGATCGTCACGAAGATCTGCCCGAACTGGTGCGCCTGATGAATGCCGGCATGCGCGAGCAGGACCGCCCCGGTGTGCGTCTGACGCGGCGTGCGATGGCTGCCCTGTGCGCCTACGAATGGCCTGGCAATGTGCGTGAACTGGCCAATCTCATGGAGCGTCTGGCCATCATCAAGCCCGGCGGGGTGGTGGACCTGGAAGACCTGCCCGGTCGCTATGGCGATAACCCCGGTGACCCGGACAGCCTGCAATGGGAGGAGCCGCAAGCGGAGGCGCCTGCCAGCGTCTCCCTGCCCACGGTCGACCCCATGGTTCTGCCGGAGCAGGGTCTGGATCTGCGTGAACACATGGCGGACATGGAGCAGAGCCTGATCCGCCAGGCCCTGGAGCGCACCGACGGGGTGGTCGCCCAGGCTGCCCGCCTGCTGCAGATGCGCCGCACCACCCTGGTGGAGAAACTGCGCAAATACGGTCTGCAACCTGAATCGTCCTGA
- a CDS encoding sensor histidine kinase — MSQSSTEQRDEQRMEELEKAFEVFTRTSRQLSDSYAELESQVSQLSQELAAARSARLQELAEKERIGRRLEQLLEALPGGVMVIDGQGRIRDANPGAVSLLGNPLEGERWEDIRRRAFIDDTGGTGEVTLRTGRRVSLSQRSLEAEQGRIILLTDVSETRALQELVDRHQRLSAMGEMAARLAHQIRTPLSAALLYAGQLEAGQVSEERLPKLAARVAGRLRQIEGMIGDMLMFAGGGRRDDEVLRLDELFAEAAGQVMTRWRRHIQLKVEGGRGLAIRGSRVAVLGAITNLLNNAAEAVQIHEAADAHVRLRAEAVGDHRVLIRVRDNGKGVPRELRERIFEPFYTTRPQGTGLGLAVVRSVAEAHNGELLLATPKVGGAEFILSLPAVTLRAVSSRSGQSGRDQ, encoded by the coding sequence GTGAGCCAATCATCCACGGAGCAGCGTGATGAGCAGCGGATGGAGGAGCTGGAGAAGGCCTTCGAGGTCTTTACCCGCACCTCCCGCCAGCTGTCCGATTCCTACGCCGAGCTGGAAAGCCAGGTCAGCCAGCTCAGTCAGGAGCTGGCCGCGGCCCGCAGTGCGCGCCTGCAGGAGCTGGCCGAGAAGGAACGCATTGGGCGGCGTCTGGAGCAGTTGCTGGAGGCCCTGCCCGGCGGGGTGATGGTGATTGACGGTCAGGGGCGGATCCGTGACGCGAATCCCGGTGCCGTGTCCCTGCTGGGCAATCCCCTGGAAGGGGAGCGCTGGGAAGACATTCGCCGGCGTGCCTTTATCGATGACACCGGTGGTACGGGGGAGGTGACCCTGCGGACCGGCCGTCGCGTTTCCCTTTCCCAGCGCAGTCTGGAAGCCGAACAGGGGCGCATCATTCTGCTCACCGATGTCTCCGAGACCCGTGCGCTGCAGGAGTTGGTGGATCGTCACCAGCGCCTCTCCGCCATGGGCGAGATGGCAGCCCGCCTGGCCCATCAGATTCGTACCCCCCTGTCGGCGGCCCTGCTGTATGCCGGGCAGTTGGAGGCAGGGCAGGTCAGCGAGGAACGCCTGCCCAAGCTGGCGGCCCGGGTGGCCGGGCGCCTGCGCCAGATCGAGGGAATGATCGGGGACATGCTGATGTTCGCCGGTGGCGGACGCCGGGATGACGAGGTACTGCGTCTGGACGAACTATTCGCGGAAGCAGCGGGGCAGGTGATGACCCGCTGGCGCCGGCACATCCAGCTCAAGGTCGAAGGCGGTCGCGGCCTGGCCATTCGCGGCAGCCGCGTGGCCGTGCTCGGTGCCATCACCAATCTGCTCAACAATGCCGCCGAGGCGGTTCAGATTCATGAAGCGGCGGATGCCCACGTACGTCTCAGGGCGGAAGCGGTTGGCGACCATCGAGTTCTGATTCGCGTACGCGACAACGGCAAGGGTGTCCCCCGCGAACTCCGCGAGCGAATTTTCGAGCCTTTCTACACCACCCGCCCCCAGGGCACCGGCCTGGGTCTGGCCGTGGTGCGTTCGGTGGCGGAAGCCCACAACGGTGAACTCCTTCTTGCCACGCCAAAGGTTGGCGGGGCCGAATTCATTCTCAGTCTGCCCGCCGTGACCCTGAGAGCGGTTTCCAGCCGTTCCGGGCAGTCCGGCCGGGATCAGTAA
- the fliE gene encoding flagellar hook-basal body complex protein FliE, translating to MSDVHIQSVLAQMRQLSSEASATAAPERAAGNGPNFGEMLKASLDQVNETQQAASKLANAFSAGDQNVELTEVMLAVQKAGVSFQAMSEVRNRLVEAYQEVMRMQV from the coding sequence ATGAGCGATGTTCACATTCAGAGTGTTCTGGCGCAGATGCGTCAGCTCTCCAGTGAAGCCAGCGCCACGGCGGCGCCGGAGCGGGCCGCCGGCAACGGACCCAATTTCGGGGAGATGCTCAAGGCCTCCCTGGATCAGGTCAATGAGACCCAGCAGGCGGCGAGCAAGCTGGCGAATGCCTTTTCCGCCGGCGACCAGAACGTGGAGCTGACCGAGGTCATGCTGGCAGTGCAGAAGGCCGGGGTCAGCTTCCAGGCCATGTCCGAGGTACGCAATCGTCTGGTCGAGGCCTATCAGGAAGTCATGAGAATGCAGGTCTGA
- the fliF gene encoding flagellar basal-body MS-ring/collar protein FliF, protein MAVQATDTGTGNLPAEREQDAPRSANQQLQDLVQGQAGRQLGIVVLVAAAIAIAVVAFLWSQSPSYRTLYGDLDDRDAAQVVQALDGAGIRYRINPATGAVEVPHDDLHAARLQLASEGLPRGAGVGFEMMDDESGFGVSQFMERARYHSALQTELSRTINSLDAVQSSRVHLAIPEDSVFVRDRRQPSASVFLNLYRGRSLSEPQVAAIVHMVSSSIPDMPAERVTVVDQRGRLLSDQARDSDRAGTQAQFDHARRLERAYVERIEDILRPIIGSNRVRAQVTADLDFTRFEETRESYDPDTIAVRSEQESEDPRPGRGAQGVPGALTNQPPGLIDEEELAQEAELAGIPAPVARRIIRNYEVDRSVSHTVQALGRIQRLSVAVVVDDRDAVTEEGEPIREPLSEAEIARIENLVREAIGFSDERGDSLSVVNQGFIIEEAEELEEPGFWQQPWFSELMRQLLGAILVLAVIFGVIKPGVRSLAAARRSSRDAHAARGDAAGQLRHQASAGGEEVDQEAKLAFQLSKPQDYDQKVAAAKTAVSEDPKRVAQVVRNWIKE, encoded by the coding sequence ATGGCAGTGCAGGCAACGGATACAGGCACGGGCAATCTGCCGGCGGAGCGCGAACAGGATGCACCGCGCAGTGCCAACCAGCAGCTCCAGGACCTGGTTCAGGGGCAGGCCGGTCGGCAGCTGGGCATTGTGGTTCTCGTGGCGGCCGCCATTGCCATTGCCGTGGTGGCCTTCCTCTGGTCACAGAGCCCCAGCTACCGCACGCTGTATGGCGACCTGGATGACCGTGATGCCGCCCAGGTGGTACAGGCGCTGGATGGCGCCGGCATTCGCTATCGCATCAATCCGGCCACCGGTGCGGTGGAAGTGCCCCATGATGATCTGCATGCGGCACGGCTGCAGCTGGCCAGCGAGGGCCTGCCCCGTGGTGCCGGGGTCGGTTTTGAGATGATGGACGATGAAAGCGGTTTTGGCGTCAGCCAGTTCATGGAGCGGGCCCGCTATCACAGCGCTCTGCAGACCGAGCTTTCCCGCACCATCAACAGCCTGGACGCGGTTCAGTCCTCGCGCGTGCATCTGGCCATTCCCGAAGACAGCGTGTTCGTTCGTGACCGCCGCCAGCCTTCGGCTTCTGTATTCCTCAATCTCTATCGTGGCCGCAGTCTGAGTGAGCCCCAGGTGGCGGCCATCGTTCACATGGTGTCATCCAGTATTCCGGACATGCCGGCCGAGCGCGTGACCGTGGTGGATCAGCGCGGGCGACTGCTGTCGGATCAGGCCCGGGATTCCGATCGTGCCGGCACTCAGGCCCAGTTTGATCATGCCCGGCGCCTGGAGCGGGCCTACGTGGAGCGCATCGAGGACATTCTTCGGCCAATCATCGGCAGCAATCGGGTGCGTGCACAGGTGACGGCCGATCTGGATTTCACGCGCTTCGAGGAAACCCGGGAAAGCTATGACCCCGACACCATTGCCGTGCGCAGTGAGCAGGAAAGCGAAGATCCGCGGCCCGGCCGCGGTGCCCAGGGCGTGCCGGGGGCGTTGACCAATCAGCCCCCCGGCCTGATCGACGAGGAAGAGCTGGCGCAGGAGGCCGAACTGGCTGGCATTCCGGCACCCGTGGCCCGTCGCATCATTCGCAACTATGAGGTGGATCGCTCCGTATCCCATACGGTCCAGGCACTGGGACGCATCCAGCGGCTGTCGGTGGCCGTGGTTGTGGACGACCGTGATGCGGTGACGGAAGAGGGTGAACCGATCCGTGAACCCCTGTCCGAAGCCGAGATCGCTCGCATCGAGAACCTGGTGCGCGAGGCCATCGGCTTCAGTGATGAGCGCGGGGATTCCCTCAGCGTGGTCAATCAGGGCTTCATCATCGAGGAGGCCGAGGAACTGGAAGAGCCTGGTTTCTGGCAGCAACCCTGGTTCAGCGAGCTCATGCGTCAGTTGTTGGGCGCCATACTGGTGCTGGCGGTGATCTTTGGCGTGATCAAGCCCGGTGTTCGCAGTCTGGCGGCAGCCCGGCGCAGTAGCCGGGACGCTCACGCCGCCCGGGGTGATGCGGCCGGCCAGCTGCGCCATCAAGCGAGCGCGGGTGGCGAGGAAGTGGATCAGGAAGCCAAACTGGCCTTCCAGTTGTCCAAACCGCAGGATTATGATCAGAAGGTGGCCGCGGCCAAGACCGCGGTGTCCGAGGACCCGAAACGGGTGGCCCAGGTGGTCCGGAACTGGATCAAGGAATGA
- a CDS encoding sigma-54-dependent transcriptional regulator, whose translation MSELPILVVEDDADLREAIVDTLMGHGLPVIEAADGEAAIGMMGEQSVSMVITDVQMQPMDGRALLAHIRSHHPELPVVMMTAYGTVEQAVDAMRGGATDYLMKPFEAENLVDMVHRHRLKAPGDSGPVAEDANSLRVVELARRVADSEATVLLCGESGTGKEVFARFIHAQSPRRDKAFVAINCAAIPENMLEAVLFGYEKGAFTGAQAAHPGKFEQAQGGTLLLDEISEMDLALQAKLLRVLQEREVERLGGRKLISLDVRVVATTNRDLLTQVREGRFREDLYYRLNVFPVRLPALRERPDDIVPLAAHLLEQHCQGRRTVPLLSAEAEHRLRRHEWPGNIRELDNVMQRALILTGGEEIGSDALHFESATASPAAFDHSEPDTPPVAEAVPGERILDDALRDREYRLIVDALRSEGGSRKDAAARLGISPRTLRYKLARLREAGIELPSDVGVKFA comes from the coding sequence ATGTCGGAATTGCCCATTCTGGTCGTGGAAGACGACGCGGATCTGCGCGAGGCCATTGTCGATACCCTCATGGGGCATGGCCTGCCGGTGATCGAGGCTGCGGATGGCGAAGCAGCCATCGGCATGATGGGGGAGCAGTCCGTCAGCATGGTCATCACCGATGTTCAGATGCAGCCCATGGATGGCCGGGCGCTGCTGGCGCACATCCGCAGCCATCACCCGGAGTTGCCGGTGGTGATGATGACCGCCTACGGGACGGTGGAGCAGGCCGTGGACGCCATGCGCGGTGGCGCCACCGACTATCTGATGAAGCCCTTCGAGGCGGAGAATCTGGTGGACATGGTTCATCGCCATCGCCTCAAGGCTCCAGGCGATAGCGGGCCGGTGGCCGAGGACGCCAACAGCCTGCGAGTGGTGGAACTGGCCCGCCGGGTGGCGGACAGCGAGGCGACGGTGCTGCTGTGCGGCGAGAGCGGTACCGGCAAGGAGGTCTTTGCCCGTTTCATCCACGCCCAGTCTCCCCGTCGGGACAAGGCCTTCGTTGCCATCAATTGCGCCGCCATTCCCGAAAACATGCTCGAAGCGGTGCTGTTCGGTTACGAGAAGGGAGCGTTCACGGGTGCCCAGGCGGCTCACCCGGGCAAGTTCGAACAGGCCCAGGGCGGCACCCTGCTGCTGGACGAGATCTCGGAAATGGACCTGGCCCTGCAGGCCAAGCTGCTGCGCGTCCTGCAGGAGCGGGAAGTGGAGCGACTGGGCGGGCGCAAGCTGATCAGCCTGGATGTTCGCGTGGTGGCCACCACCAACCGGGATCTTCTGACCCAGGTGCGCGAGGGCCGTTTCCGCGAGGATCTCTATTACCGCCTGAATGTCTTTCCGGTGCGCCTGCCGGCGTTGCGTGAGCGACCGGATGACATCGTTCCCCTGGCCGCTCATCTGCTCGAGCAGCATTGCCAGGGACGTCGCACGGTGCCGCTGCTGTCGGCGGAGGCGGAGCATCGTCTTCGCCGGCATGAATGGCCCGGCAATATCCGTGAGCTGGACAACGTCATGCAGCGGGCCCTGATTCTGACGGGGGGCGAGGAGATCGGCTCGGATGCCCTGCATTTTGAATCCGCCACCGCTTCTCCAGCCGCCTTCGATCACAGCGAACCGGACACGCCGCCGGTCGCCGAAGCCGTGCCGGGTGAGCGGATTCTGGATGACGCCCTGCGTGATCGGGAATACCGTCTGATCGTGGATGCCCTGCGCTCCGAAGGTGGCTCGCGCAAGGACGCCGCCGCCCGTCTCGGCATCAGCCCCCGCACCCTGCGCTACAAGCTGGCCAGGCTGCGGGAGGCGGGCATCGAGTTGCCATCGGATGTTGGCGTGAAATTTGCTTGA